A genomic segment from Methanoplanus limicola DSM 2279 encodes:
- a CDS encoding DEAD/DEAH box helicase, whose product MTINPVLFASEIKKQHFRYQTTAFPLSDPELYQQVKEMLSGNNSEGSELLKGPYVSISRPFAEGELLSELVSQKKLHPGVAHIAEHPRMFSHQQETYDAITSGKHCLVSTGTGSGKTESFLYPILDHCFRLKDENAPPGITAVIVYPMNALAIDQLERLRGLLAGTGITFGMYIGSTKRRRSDIVNTERMQNGEGRADFEKYRIKNKNNPNITIIPFEEKASVEEIREEPPRILLTNINQLEYILTRPQDLAIIEDSLLKYIVFDETHTYTGSRGAEVALLIRRLRAFANKSADDVLCIGTSATIIDPDAGTKPGAKFFNRFFGVNPDNIEFIQEKYIESDYPEKLMKTRSIGNGAPELFRQTLEAINDISAPKKVSGILRKLGLEEISDESNWKEELYDILLKSDMLHAIETSLTSSKHLWNATHDIWEMLKRPLPKSEEESAEVLIYLTLGATAEKDNHPLIRPQIHFFIRGLAGVVGTLRESKDGETPANIYFSHQKAEEANPDPNLLPTGIFPVVSCQKCGQHFFEINIEDISEDDDGLLGGIQEGDNIFWPPATETEGAKVTFTNRFVSESESESEDVGNSLKNKRELAYICRFCGAIHKKESKECLNCHIQHPVVSIFVIKKHGFIKKCPVCRYGAPGKNRSSLRPLSAVQVADIHILTQSMINAESADNRKLILFADNRQDAAFQAAWMTDHARRYRLRHLIFELISNSLKPLSIGDLVEQLTKIFEENKELGKALATEVYARNVEEGYSSRIKDDMKKYLRITILREIATSFSQRDNLETWGKLKISYFGLENYPESVKDFAEAYNLKEEETINLIGSVCDYLRRSKILWDPQEPIFSHYWSQGMADVQRKFLPYIDLPPKGVKLERETDDRKGSVMGLTSSRGRTTLMDFVKRIGVDDELSNQVIEDIWKLLTEDLKILVPVSLKDGRGNQLPGSTGVYQIDSATIGLSSQNERYRCTNCNRIHTRNTPGNKCMKIYCKGNLVRENPPEEDYNVSLLNQDFMMVIPREHTAQVPADERHTYETSFKDPKGSVNCLVATPTLELGIDVGDLDMVLMRNVPPLPSNYWQRAGRAGRRHRMAVIFTYCLKKPHDDYFFEDPMRLLGGTIYPPQINLKNPVMIEKHIHSAIISEMILAGEHSDSETAAKIKIILNECLPPYIKGYLFENGNLIRKIPPDLKHLEELTDKFHEKILNRMKKVFLDYWPDEFKDDVSDESLEEYLNLFVQSLKENVSIIHKRLLWAKQTRDKLTEKERDVSQLDEMEQKLLSRCRDYIRSLEEKKLENYTLNVLANGGFLPGYAIHQGSVNAFASDTYTYSWNRSQFELSRPESLAIREFVPGNMIYANGGKYRTVWYHLPFSDKRIEPDKYIVDTNTFRVLLEGEISDGYAADEEIGIPGIAICDTELGFISLVSDEEQNRFKMPVSMGGIIQKNHNGIDNYNVKEQDFSHHHSQHLRLINIGPADKVAEGQLGYPICLVCGASRSPYASEAEIKNFIEMHKKSCGHEPEYFCITADTKVDGLLFKDLESFSDAVNLAEGLKAGANISLEMDTNDLDYIIIMQNEDQAEVFLYDPMPGGSGILDQVLEQWNKIIKHGVNALRNCPNNCESSCYECLKSYGNMHHHKYLDRYRAIELLEDINGPISKFGTIPPAIEDEATPNEGDNTNTAEMRFSQILEEYNFPTFVSQKEIDIPELNLKTIPDFYYEDLEGDVKIAIYLDGLSREIHGNSENYRRDEFIRTVLRSKKYSVVEVSASALDDPAILKYKLLEISMPLNNK is encoded by the coding sequence ATGACTATAAATCCGGTTCTTTTTGCATCCGAAATTAAAAAACAGCATTTTAGATACCAGACAACTGCATTTCCTCTCTCTGACCCTGAACTTTATCAACAGGTAAAGGAGATGCTATCCGGAAATAATTCAGAAGGTTCTGAATTATTAAAAGGTCCTTACGTCTCAATATCCCGTCCTTTTGCAGAAGGTGAGCTATTAAGTGAACTTGTTTCACAGAAAAAACTTCATCCGGGCGTAGCACATATTGCAGAACATCCAAGGATGTTTTCCCATCAGCAGGAGACATATGATGCCATAACCAGCGGAAAACACTGTCTGGTTTCAACCGGAACAGGTTCTGGAAAAACTGAGTCTTTTCTATACCCCATACTTGACCACTGTTTCCGGCTGAAAGATGAAAACGCACCACCCGGCATAACTGCTGTAATTGTATATCCAATGAATGCCCTTGCAATAGATCAGCTGGAGAGATTAAGAGGACTTCTGGCAGGGACCGGAATCACATTCGGAATGTATATAGGTTCTACAAAACGCCGCCGTTCAGATATTGTAAATACAGAAAGAATGCAAAACGGAGAAGGGCGAGCTGATTTTGAGAAATATCGTATTAAAAACAAAAATAATCCCAATATCACAATAATTCCCTTTGAAGAAAAAGCATCCGTAGAAGAAATAAGGGAAGAACCACCAAGAATTCTCCTTACAAACATAAACCAGCTTGAATATATTTTAACCCGTCCACAGGATTTGGCAATAATTGAAGACTCCCTACTCAAGTATATTGTTTTTGATGAAACCCACACATACACAGGTTCAAGAGGGGCAGAAGTTGCTCTGCTCATAAGACGCCTTCGTGCATTTGCAAACAAAAGTGCAGATGATGTATTGTGCATTGGTACAAGTGCAACTATTATTGATCCTGATGCCGGAACAAAACCGGGTGCAAAATTCTTCAATCGTTTCTTTGGAGTAAATCCTGATAATATAGAGTTTATACAGGAAAAATACATTGAATCAGATTATCCAGAAAAACTAATGAAAACAAGATCCATAGGAAATGGTGCACCTGAATTATTCAGGCAGACCCTTGAAGCAATAAATGATATTTCCGCACCAAAAAAAGTTTCAGGAATATTAAGAAAACTGGGACTTGAAGAAATTTCAGATGAATCTAACTGGAAAGAGGAATTATACGATATTCTTCTTAAAAGTGATATGCTCCATGCAATTGAAACTTCACTTACTTCGTCAAAGCATCTATGGAATGCAACACATGATATCTGGGAGATGTTAAAGCGACCTCTGCCTAAAAGTGAAGAGGAATCAGCTGAGGTTTTGATATACCTTACTCTTGGTGCTACAGCGGAGAAAGATAATCATCCTCTGATTCGTCCTCAGATACACTTCTTCATCAGAGGTCTTGCCGGAGTTGTTGGAACATTAAGAGAATCAAAAGATGGTGAAACTCCGGCAAACATTTATTTCTCACACCAAAAGGCAGAAGAGGCTAACCCTGATCCCAATCTTCTCCCAACCGGAATATTCCCTGTAGTTTCCTGCCAGAAATGCGGTCAACACTTCTTTGAAATTAACATTGAAGATATTTCTGAAGATGATGATGGTCTTCTTGGAGGAATACAGGAAGGAGATAATATATTCTGGCCACCTGCAACAGAAACAGAAGGCGCAAAAGTTACATTTACAAACCGTTTTGTTAGTGAATCAGAATCAGAAAGCGAAGATGTAGGAAACAGTCTTAAGAATAAAAGAGAATTGGCTTACATCTGCCGTTTTTGTGGAGCGATTCATAAAAAAGAATCGAAAGAATGCCTCAATTGCCATATACAGCACCCTGTAGTTTCTATATTTGTTATAAAAAAACATGGTTTTATAAAAAAATGTCCGGTTTGTCGTTATGGTGCTCCGGGTAAAAACAGGTCCTCATTAAGGCCACTATCAGCAGTCCAGGTTGCAGACATTCACATTCTTACTCAAAGTATGATAAATGCTGAAAGTGCTGACAACAGAAAACTGATTTTATTTGCTGATAATCGGCAGGATGCCGCATTTCAGGCTGCCTGGATGACGGACCATGCAAGAAGGTATCGCCTGAGACATCTCATATTTGAATTGATTAGTAATAGTCTTAAACCGCTATCCATAGGAGATCTTGTAGAACAGCTAACAAAAATATTTGAAGAAAATAAGGAACTTGGGAAGGCATTGGCAACTGAGGTTTATGCCAGAAATGTTGAAGAAGGATATAGCTCTCGTATAAAAGACGATATGAAAAAATACCTTAGAATAACAATTCTAAGAGAAATTGCCACAAGTTTTTCACAAAGAGATAACCTTGAGACATGGGGTAAACTTAAAATATCCTACTTTGGCCTTGAAAATTATCCAGAATCGGTCAAAGATTTTGCTGAAGCATATAATCTAAAGGAAGAAGAGACAATTAATTTAATTGGAAGTGTTTGTGATTATCTCAGACGCTCAAAAATATTATGGGACCCACAAGAGCCAATATTTAGCCATTACTGGAGTCAGGGAATGGCAGATGTTCAGAGAAAATTCCTGCCATATATAGATTTACCCCCAAAAGGAGTTAAATTAGAACGTGAAACTGATGACAGAAAAGGATCTGTGATGGGCCTTACCTCGTCAAGAGGACGAACAACACTCATGGATTTTGTAAAGAGAATTGGAGTAGATGATGAATTATCAAATCAAGTCATAGAGGACATCTGGAAACTCCTGACTGAAGATCTTAAAATTCTCGTTCCGGTTAGTCTGAAGGATGGAAGAGGGAATCAACTTCCGGGAAGTACAGGAGTCTATCAAATTGATTCTGCAACTATAGGTCTTTCCTCTCAGAACGAAAGGTACAGGTGCACAAATTGTAACAGGATTCATACACGAAATACGCCTGGCAATAAATGTATGAAAATATACTGCAAAGGAAATCTCGTTCGTGAGAATCCACCAGAAGAGGATTATAACGTAAGTCTCCTAAATCAGGACTTCATGATGGTAATTCCAAGAGAGCACACTGCGCAGGTGCCCGCTGATGAAAGACACACTTATGAAACTTCATTTAAAGATCCAAAGGGTTCAGTAAACTGTCTCGTTGCAACTCCTACTCTTGAACTCGGAATTGATGTCGGCGACTTAGATATGGTTTTAATGAGGAATGTACCACCTTTACCTTCAAATTACTGGCAGAGGGCCGGGAGGGCAGGCCGCCGTCACAGAATGGCAGTAATCTTTACATATTGTCTCAAAAAGCCTCATGATGACTACTTTTTTGAGGATCCGATGAGGTTACTTGGAGGTACGATATATCCACCGCAAATAAACCTAAAAAATCCAGTAATGATTGAAAAACACATTCATTCTGCAATAATATCTGAGATGATTCTTGCAGGAGAGCATTCTGATTCAGAAACAGCTGCAAAAATAAAAATAATACTTAATGAATGTCTTCCACCTTATATCAAGGGATACCTGTTTGAAAATGGTAATCTTATACGAAAAATTCCTCCGGATTTAAAGCATCTTGAAGAACTGACTGATAAATTCCATGAAAAAATTCTAAACCGTATGAAAAAGGTATTCTTAGATTACTGGCCTGATGAGTTTAAAGATGATGTCTCAGACGAGTCACTCGAAGAATACCTTAATCTATTCGTTCAGAGTCTGAAAGAAAATGTCTCAATAATACACAAAAGACTCTTGTGGGCTAAGCAAACCAGGGATAAACTCACGGAAAAAGAAAGAGATGTATCACAACTTGATGAAATGGAACAGAAGTTACTGTCCCGTTGTAGAGACTATATAAGATCTCTTGAAGAAAAAAAACTGGAGAATTATACATTAAATGTACTTGCTAACGGTGGTTTTCTTCCCGGATACGCCATTCATCAGGGTTCTGTAAATGCTTTTGCATCTGATACTTATACATATAGCTGGAACAGAAGTCAGTTTGAATTGTCCAGACCTGAATCTCTTGCTATCCGTGAATTCGTTCCCGGAAATATGATTTATGCAAACGGTGGTAAATATAGAACAGTCTGGTATCATTTACCATTTAGTGATAAAAGAATTGAGCCAGATAAATATATTGTAGACACTAATACTTTCAGAGTTCTGTTAGAAGGAGAAATTTCTGATGGGTACGCAGCCGATGAAGAAATTGGAATTCCAGGTATTGCAATTTGTGACACAGAACTTGGTTTTATCTCACTTGTATCTGACGAAGAACAAAACCGGTTCAAGATGCCCGTCTCAATGGGCGGAATTATTCAGAAAAATCACAATGGTATTGATAACTATAATGTAAAGGAGCAGGATTTTTCACATCATCATAGCCAACATCTAAGGTTAATAAATATTGGTCCGGCTGATAAGGTTGCAGAAGGTCAATTAGGATATCCAATTTGTCTTGTCTGTGGAGCTTCAAGATCACCTTATGCCTCCGAAGCAGAGATTAAAAATTTCATTGAAATGCATAAAAAAAGTTGTGGGCATGAACCTGAATATTTCTGTATTACTGCGGATACAAAGGTTGATGGATTGCTTTTCAAGGACCTTGAATCATTTTCAGATGCAGTAAATCTGGCGGAGGGCCTTAAAGCTGGTGCAAATATTTCATTAGAGATGGACACTAACGACCTTGATTATATTATAATAATGCAGAACGAAGATCAGGCAGAAGTATTTTTATACGACCCTATGCCCGGAGGCTCCGGAATTCTTGACCAAGTACTGGAACAGTGGAATAAAATAATCAAACACGGAGTTAATGCTCTTAGAAACTGCCCAAACAATTGCGAAAGTAGTTGCTATGAATGCTTAAAGTCCTATGGAAATATGCACCATCATAAGTATCTGGACAGGTACAGAGCAATTGAATTGCTGGAGGATATAAATGGACCAATTTCAAAATTCGGAACTATACCTCCAGCTATTGAAGATGAAGCTACTCCAAATGAAGGTGACAATACAAATACTGCGGAGATGAGATTTTCACAAATCTTAGAAGAATATAATTTCCCAACATTTGTAAGTCAAAAAGAGATTGATATACCCGAACTGAATTTAAAAACCATCCCTGATTTCTATTATGAAGATTTAGAAGGAGAT